From one Ammospiza nelsoni isolate bAmmNel1 chromosome 14, bAmmNel1.pri, whole genome shotgun sequence genomic stretch:
- the MESP2 gene encoding mesoderm posterior protein 2 — translation MPVSPCSLMDFPCLGGAVSRETFTPAGPTPAGPGNAPGGLLPAPALRTRPRGSPATAGTGPRVRQGPVGHPHPQTGWGRPTEPQGQQRETRGHATADPLQTALKPHESPAAAQGTPRTPVLQPYCSSRSTRRDPAAAPPAEPLRPRCSSRVAAPGPPGPPAFEVLPLLRPRRCLLTPPGRHKGGRPEPPALRPSLGAAMAHGTLPAAPPQAWAERGAADPQGYSSSSPAASPDSCGLASPAAARGPRRGHGSRPRGRRALRGGAAAGLPRQSASEREKLRMRRLAQALLRLRHYLPPALAPAGQTLTKIETLRLATRYIAHLSALLGLGRGAPAPRHCPLCPRGLGCCRDAEPRGASPPGAAGWGSPAVAGMPPELHGAPGVGTGPWGSPLCSPAAGTAPQVLGAPELGLETWGSPPYTPAAGTLPEALGGPNIAMETWGSPSYIPATGTPPEVLVVSNIQTETWGPPPYLPAAGTSSALNKAVASAASPWLTPPHSAGAGAPPDLPGDVLDAGLLLPEFVGTGTVTQDVSAEDLLSLLEALLPAQPRH, via the exons ATGCCCGTGTCCCCTTGCTCCCTGATGGATTTTCCGTGCCTCGGCGGAGCCGTTTCCCGGGAAACCTTCACACCCGCCGGCCCGACACCTGCGGGGCCTGGGAACGCGCCGGGGGGGCTCCTCCCAGCCCCGGCCCTCCGCACCCGCCCGAGGGGCTCCCCGGCCACTGCCGGCACCGGCCCGAGGGTCCGCCAGGGGCCGGTGGGACACCCGCACCCCCAAACCGGCTGGGGGCgtcccacagagccacaggggcagcagagggagACGCGGGGACACGCCACCGCTGACCCACTGCAAACCGCACTGAAGCCCCATGAGAGCCCCGCAGCGGCCCAGGGCACCCCCCGCACCCCCGTACTGCAGCCCTACTGCAGCTCCCGCAGCACCCGCCGAGACCCCGCTGCGGCTCCCCCGGCAGAGCCATTGAGGCCCCGCTGCAGCTCCCGGGTGg CCGCGCCGggcccccccggccccccgGCCTTTGAAGTGCTGCCGCTGCTGCGGCCGCGAAGGTGCCTCCTCACACCTCCGGGCCGGCATAAAGGCGGGCGCCCGGAGCCGCCGGCACTCCGGCCCAGCCTCGGCGCTGCCATGGCCCACGGCACGctgcccgccgccccgccgcaggCCTGGGCCGAGCGCGGCGCCGCGGACCCGCAGGgctacagcagcagctctcccgCGGCATCGCCCGACTCGTGCGGGCTCGCGTCCCCCGCCGCGGCCCGGGGGCCCCGCCGAGGGCACGGCAGCCGCCCCCGGGGCAGGCGGGCGCtgcggggcggcgcggcggcggggctCCCGCGGCAGAGCGCCAGCGAGCGGGAGAAGCTGCGGATGCGGCGGCTGGCGCAGGCCCTGCTGCGGCTGCGGCACTACCTGCCGCCCGCGCTGGCCCCCGCCGGGCAGACCCTCACCAAGATCGAGACCCTGCGCCTCGCCACGCGCTACATCGCCCACCTGTCCGCCCTGCTGGGGCTCGGCCGGGGCGCGCCGGCCCCCCGacactgtcccctgtgtccccggGGCCTGGGCTGCTGCCGGGACGCGGAGCCCCGCGGTGCTTCGCCGCCCGGCGCCGCGGGCTGGGGCTCTCCTGCCGTGGCGGGGATGCCCCCGGAGCTGCACGGGGCCCCCGGCGTGGGGACGGGTCCCTGGGGGTCGCcgctctgcagccctgctgcggGCACGGCCCCGCAGGTGCTTGGGGCTCCGGAGCTGGGCCTAGAGACCTGGGGGTCACCGCCCTACacccctgctgcagggacccTCCCAGAGGCACTCGGGGGTCCCAACATCGCCATGGAGACCTGGGGGTCTCCCTCCTACATCCCTGCAACCGGGACCCCTCCAGAGGTTCTTGTGGTTTCCAACATCCAGACGGAGACGTGGGGGCCACCCCCCTACCTGCCCGCAGCGGGGACCTCCTCAGCGCTGAACAAGGCTGTCGCCTCCGCTGCGTCACCCTGGCTGACCCCTCCCCACTCCGCAGGGGCCGGGGCCCCCCCGGATCTCCCCGGTGATGTCCTGGACGCGggactgctgctgccagagtttgtgggcacagggacagtcaCGCAG GATGTCTCTGCAGAGGACCTGCTCTCACTGCTggaggctctgctcccagcacagccccggcACTGA
- the TMED3 gene encoding transmembrane emp24 domain-containing protein 3 isoform X2 — protein sequence MPGAVRTLCLAALLGALRAGGTELTLELPDSAQRCFHQELESGVKFTLDYQVISGGHYDVDCYVEDPNGKTIYQETKKQYDSFSHHTEAKGVYTFCFSNEFSTFSHKIVYFDFQVGDEPPILPDMNNRVTALTQLESACVTIHEMLKAVIDSQTHYRLREAQDRSRAEELNGRVSYWSVGETLILFVVSIGQVVLLKSFFTEKRPSSGGAGT from the exons ATGCCGGGCGCGGTGCGGACGCTGTGCCTGGCCGCGCTGCTGGGCGCGCTGCGGGCCGGCGGCACGGAGCTGACGCTGGAGCTGCCCGACAGCGCCCAGCGCTGCTtccaccaggagctggagagCGGCGTCAAGTTCACCCTCGACTATCAG GTGATCAGCGGAGGGCACTATGATGTGGACTGCTACGTGGAGGACCCCAACGGCAAGACCATCTACCAGGAGACCAAGAAGCAGTACGACAGCTTCTCGCACCACACCGAGGCCAAGGGTGTCTACACCTTCTGCTTCAGCAACGAGTTCTCCACCTTCTCCCACAAAATCGTCTACTTCGACTTCCAGGTGGGCGACGAGCCGCCCATCCTGCCCGACATGAACAACCGCGTCACTGCCCTGACACAG CTGGAGTCTGCCTGTGTCACCATCCACGAGATGCTGAAGGCGGTGATCGACTCCCAGACCCACTACCGGCTGCGGGAGGCgcaggacaggagccgagccGAGGAGCTCAATGGCCGCGTCTCGTACTGGTCAGTGGGGGAAACCCTCATCCTCTTCGTGGTCAGCATCGGGCAGGTGGTGCTGCTCAAGAGCTTCTTCACCGAGAAGAGACCCAGCAGCGGCGGAGCTGGCACCtag
- the TMED3 gene encoding transmembrane emp24 domain-containing protein 3 isoform X1, whose translation MGTPAELLAPWCATSPGLPWLGPIPWARCPLGSHRAVGLGRGRGPLPRRWACATIGDASPAQVISGGHYDVDCYVEDPNGKTIYQETKKQYDSFSHHTEAKGVYTFCFSNEFSTFSHKIVYFDFQVGDEPPILPDMNNRVTALTQLESACVTIHEMLKAVIDSQTHYRLREAQDRSRAEELNGRVSYWSVGETLILFVVSIGQVVLLKSFFTEKRPSSGGAGT comes from the exons ATGGGCACCCCAGCTGAGTTGCTGGCACCGTGGTGCGCAACTTCCCCAGGGCTCCCCTGGCTGggccccatcccatgggcacGGTGCCCGCTGGGCTctcacagagctgtggggctgggcaggggcagggggccCTTGCCACGTCGCTGGGCGTGTGCCACCATCGGAGATGCGTCTCCTGCACAGGTGATCAGCGGAGGGCACTATGATGTGGACTGCTACGTGGAGGACCCCAACGGCAAGACCATCTACCAGGAGACCAAGAAGCAGTACGACAGCTTCTCGCACCACACCGAGGCCAAGGGTGTCTACACCTTCTGCTTCAGCAACGAGTTCTCCACCTTCTCCCACAAAATCGTCTACTTCGACTTCCAGGTGGGCGACGAGCCGCCCATCCTGCCCGACATGAACAACCGCGTCACTGCCCTGACACAG CTGGAGTCTGCCTGTGTCACCATCCACGAGATGCTGAAGGCGGTGATCGACTCCCAGACCCACTACCGGCTGCGGGAGGCgcaggacaggagccgagccGAGGAGCTCAATGGCCGCGTCTCGTACTGGTCAGTGGGGGAAACCCTCATCCTCTTCGTGGTCAGCATCGGGCAGGTGGTGCTGCTCAAGAGCTTCTTCACCGAGAAGAGACCCAGCAGCGGCGGAGCTGGCACCtag
- the LOC132079710 gene encoding putative gonadotropin-releasing hormone II receptor: protein MAWLGDARQDSLDAGRGRAEPGPAVGNSSTEPPGTPAPGWGCAWSPPEQRGEEPPRLPTFSAAAQARVAVTFGLFALSAGCNLAVLRAVGGRGGGRRPHIRLLLRHLAAADLLLTVLVMPLDAVWNITLQWRAGDLACRLLMYLRLLAMYASAFVTVVISLDRQAAILRPLAIARARARNRAMLQAAWLLSAGLAVPQLFLFHTITLQPPHNFTQCTTRGSFPRAWHETLYNMVGFACLFLLPLLIMVCCYARILLEISRRMGSGLFSSRDASLRCSRDNIPRARLRMLRMSLVIVSSFILCWTPYYLLGLWHWFCPRAVEKRISPALTHVLFIFGLFNACLDPITYGLFTIPLRGGWGCPCRHGPPAQPPSPPTGSFRCSASSLPPQRAARGLGRPRGAAGDPSRHSSSL from the exons atggcctggCTGGGGGATGCCAGGCAGGACTCCCTGGATGCAG GTAGGGGCCGTGCAGAGCCGGGCCCCGCGGTGGGGAACAGCAGCACGGAGCCCCCCGGCACGCCGGCCCCCGGGTGGGGCTGCGCCTGGAGCCCCCCCGAGCAGAGGGGCGAGGAGCCCCCGCGGCTGCCCACCTTCTCTGCGGCCGCCCAGGCGCGCGTGGCCGTCACCTTCGGCCTGTTCGCGCTCTCGGCCGGCTGCAACCTGGCGGTGCTGCGGGCGGTGggcggccggggcggcggcCGGCGCCCGCACATCCGCCTGCTGCTGCGGCACCTGGCCGCCGCCGACCTGCTGCTCACCGTGCTGGTCATGCCGCTCGACGCCGTCTGGAACATCACGCTGCAGTGGCGGGCGGGCGACCTGGCCTGCCGCCTGCTCATGTACCTGCGCCTGCTGGCCATGTACGCCTCGGCCTTCGTCACCGTGGTCATCAGCCTGGACCGGCAGGCGGCCATCCTGCGCCCGCTGGCCATCGCCCGCGCCCGCGCCCGCAACCGCGCCATGCTGCAGGCGGCCTGGCTGCTCAGCGCGGGGCTGGCCGTGCCACAG CTGTTCCTGTTCCACACCATCACCCTGCAGCCCCCGCACAACTTCACGCAGTGCACCACGCGCGGCAGCTTCCCCCGGGCCTGGCACGAGACCCTCTACAACATGGTGGGCTTCGCCTGCCtcttcctgctgcccctgctcatCATGGTCTGCTGCTACGCCCGCATCCTGCTGGAGATCTCCCGCCGCATGGGCTCGGGCCTCT TCTCCTCGCGGGACGCGTCGCTGCGGTGCTCCAGGGACAACATCCCGCGGGCGCGGCTGCGCATGCTGCGGATGAGCCTGGTCATCGTCTCCTCCTTCATCCTCTGCTGGACCCCCTACTAcctgctggggctctggcaCTGGTTCTGCCCCCGCGCCGTGGAGAAGAGGATCTCGCCGGCCCTCACCCACGTCCTCTTCATCTTTGGCCTCTTCAACGCGTGCCTGGACCCCATCACCTACGGGCTCTTCACCATCCCGCTCcgggggggctgggggtgcccgtGCAGGCACGGCCCCCCGGCCCAGCCCCCCTCCCCACCCACGGGCTCCTTCCGCTGCTCAGCCTCCTCCCTGCCGCCCCAGCGGGCAGCCCGGGGGCTGGGCAGGCCCCGAGGGGCTGCCGGGGACCCCTCGcgccacagcagctccctgtga